A single window of Candidatus Baltobacteraceae bacterium DNA harbors:
- a CDS encoding peptide ABC transporter substrate-binding protein: MRRLLAAMVLAAFVLGGCTNTGGGRGGRHPWTIPGTLRWADAEDVDNLNPLLSTETVVDDLSAFTMGYFFVFDEKGNPVPSLCLEVPTKANHLISPDGRTLTFELRRGVRWQDGAPFTAADVAFTVKTILDPRTNVLSRDGWDLITRVDTPNAYTVVFHLKAPYAAFINRYFTPLGNPAILPEHLLAGKDINHAPYNALPVGLGPFRYTKWVRSSEVEMEASPYWWGGKPKLQHVVFKIIPDTNTAMTQLRTHEIDAFVRVPTQQLARVIETPDTKTIGYDVNSYGHIDFNVTNPILADPIVRRALTRAIDVKTLWEKVDHRSGFLACTPVSHLSWAYDAHAPCYAFDLARANALLQRDGWTMGGDGLRHKDGRTLRFSFAGNTGNPGLDARVLLIQGWFKEIGAALEYFRYPTSKLFASYAGGGIDATRHYDLTSYAWSLQPDPDMTNYIACSRISPNGQNYMGYCNPQVDRLLADALGHYERARRTRDYIAVQELLARDVPFVVLSQRTDHITFDDDFHGFMPGPEMLFWNAAQISN, encoded by the coding sequence GTGCGCCGATTGCTCGCCGCGATGGTGCTGGCGGCCTTCGTTCTCGGAGGCTGCACCAACACCGGCGGCGGGCGCGGCGGCCGCCATCCCTGGACGATTCCGGGAACGCTGCGCTGGGCGGACGCCGAAGACGTCGACAATCTCAACCCGCTCCTCTCTACCGAAACGGTCGTCGACGATCTCTCGGCGTTTACGATGGGCTACTTTTTCGTCTTCGATGAAAAAGGCAATCCGGTTCCGTCGCTCTGCCTGGAGGTGCCGACCAAAGCGAACCACTTGATCTCGCCCGACGGACGGACGCTGACGTTCGAGTTGCGCCGCGGCGTACGCTGGCAGGACGGCGCGCCCTTTACCGCAGCCGACGTTGCGTTTACGGTCAAAACGATTCTCGATCCGCGCACCAACGTATTGAGCCGCGACGGCTGGGATCTCATCACGCGGGTCGATACGCCGAATGCGTATACGGTCGTCTTTCACCTCAAGGCGCCGTACGCGGCCTTTATCAATCGGTATTTCACGCCGCTCGGCAATCCGGCTATCCTGCCCGAGCATCTGCTCGCGGGCAAAGATATCAACCACGCGCCCTACAACGCACTGCCGGTCGGCCTCGGGCCGTTTCGCTACACGAAGTGGGTGCGCAGCAGCGAAGTCGAGATGGAGGCCTCGCCGTACTGGTGGGGAGGCAAGCCCAAACTCCAGCACGTCGTTTTCAAAATTATTCCCGATACGAACACGGCGATGACGCAGCTGCGCACGCACGAGATCGACGCATTCGTGCGCGTTCCGACCCAGCAACTCGCACGCGTGATCGAAACGCCGGACACGAAGACGATCGGATACGACGTAAACTCCTACGGCCACATCGACTTCAACGTGACAAATCCGATCCTTGCCGACCCGATCGTACGGCGGGCGCTAACCCGGGCGATCGACGTGAAGACGCTTTGGGAGAAGGTCGACCACCGCTCGGGGTTTCTGGCCTGCACGCCCGTGAGCCATTTGAGTTGGGCCTACGACGCGCACGCGCCGTGCTACGCGTTCGATCTCGCGCGCGCGAACGCGCTGCTGCAGCGCGACGGCTGGACGATGGGCGGCGACGGGCTGCGGCACAAAGATGGCCGGACCCTGCGCTTTAGCTTTGCCGGCAATACGGGCAATCCGGGGCTCGACGCTCGCGTGTTATTGATCCAAGGGTGGTTCAAAGAGATCGGCGCCGCGCTCGAATACTTCCGCTATCCGACGAGCAAGCTCTTCGCGTCGTACGCCGGTGGCGGCATCGATGCGACGCGTCACTACGACCTCACGTCATACGCGTGGTCGCTGCAGCCCGACCCGGATATGACAAACTACATCGCGTGCTCGCGCATCTCGCCGAACGGCCAGAACTACATGGGCTACTGCAATCCGCAGGTGGATCGGTTATTGGCGGACGCGCTCGGGCACTACGAGCGCGCGCGGCGCACGCGCGACTACATCGCCGTGCAGGAACTGCTCGCTCGGGACGTGCCGTTCGTCGTGCTCAGCCAGCGCACCGACCACATCACGTTCGACGACGACTTCCACGGGTTCATGCCCGGACCCGAGATGCTGTTCTGGAACGCGGCGCAGATTTCGAATTAA
- a CDS encoding peptide ABC transporter substrate-binding protein yields MIQRFGRLALILACAALAACTKSGTGVGGSGGRVNSWTIPHVLRYATAEDITNLNPHLNTQGTMFTMASMTMAWLIKFDRKNMPYGELATEVPTKANGGVSPDGKTITYHLRKGVRWSDGAPFNADDVVFSIKTVLNPATNEISRSGWNLIQKIDEPDKYTVVLQMQKPYSPFLVTFFSSAGANPCVLPKHLLGNLPNINNAAYNSLPVGIGPFKYKQWLRGQKVVMVANPYYFRGLPKLKEVDFEIIPSRDTVQTELQAHSLDMWYRVPGLYLRRLENAPGLAIMRQPGFEFDHIDFNTSHATVSDPIVREALEYATDRPTIRAKIGRGFGILQEEPAPSVSAYYDPSIAKQKPFDIALANKLLDQDGWKPGPDGIRSKGGVKLVLDLATTSGTPDADNQIELERSWWKQIGVSLDVHHYLSALMFAPASAGGILYGGKFDLLYAAWGLDPLGDLSNLYACNQFPPNGQNDLHWCNQRASRAMADFYSAFTPGERKKDDAIVMTELQKDTPTIVTIGLEQTFVVNKDVKNFTPGAAVPFDNMMDVDI; encoded by the coding sequence ATGATTCAGCGTTTCGGCCGGTTGGCGCTCATCCTCGCATGCGCCGCACTCGCGGCGTGCACCAAGTCCGGAACCGGCGTCGGAGGGAGCGGCGGGCGCGTCAACTCCTGGACGATCCCGCACGTCTTGCGCTATGCGACGGCGGAAGATATCACCAATCTCAATCCGCACCTCAACACGCAAGGCACGATGTTTACCATGGCCTCGATGACCATGGCGTGGCTGATCAAATTCGATCGGAAGAACATGCCGTACGGCGAACTCGCGACCGAGGTGCCGACCAAAGCGAACGGGGGCGTGAGCCCCGACGGCAAGACGATCACCTATCACCTGCGCAAGGGCGTGCGCTGGTCCGACGGCGCGCCGTTTAACGCAGACGACGTCGTCTTCTCGATCAAGACCGTTTTAAACCCGGCCACCAACGAGATCAGCCGCAGCGGCTGGAATTTGATCCAGAAGATCGACGAGCCGGATAAATATACGGTCGTCCTCCAGATGCAAAAGCCCTATTCACCGTTCCTCGTCACGTTTTTTTCGAGTGCGGGCGCGAATCCGTGCGTGTTGCCGAAGCACCTTTTGGGCAATCTTCCGAACATCAACAACGCCGCCTATAACTCGCTGCCGGTCGGAATCGGTCCGTTCAAATACAAGCAATGGCTGCGCGGACAAAAAGTCGTGATGGTCGCGAATCCTTACTATTTCCGCGGGCTTCCGAAATTAAAGGAAGTCGATTTCGAGATCATCCCGAGCCGCGATACCGTGCAGACCGAGCTTCAGGCCCATTCGCTCGATATGTGGTATCGCGTCCCCGGCTTGTACCTCAGGCGTTTAGAGAACGCTCCGGGCTTAGCCATTATGCGCCAGCCGGGGTTTGAATTCGACCACATCGACTTCAATACGAGTCACGCGACCGTCAGCGATCCCATCGTTCGCGAAGCCCTGGAATACGCGACGGACCGGCCGACGATTCGCGCGAAGATCGGTCGCGGATTCGGCATCCTGCAAGAAGAGCCGGCGCCCTCGGTTTCGGCGTACTACGATCCGTCGATCGCCAAACAGAAGCCGTTCGATATCGCGCTTGCCAACAAGCTCCTCGACCAAGACGGCTGGAAGCCGGGACCCGATGGTATTCGCAGCAAGGGCGGCGTGAAGCTGGTGCTCGATTTAGCGACGACCTCGGGAACGCCCGATGCCGACAATCAGATCGAACTCGAGCGAAGCTGGTGGAAGCAGATCGGCGTAAGCCTCGACGTGCACCACTACCTCTCGGCACTGATGTTCGCCCCGGCTTCGGCAGGCGGCATCCTCTACGGCGGCAAGTTCGATCTGCTCTACGCCGCGTGGGGATTGGATCCGCTGGGAGACCTTTCCAACCTCTACGCCTGCAACCAATTTCCGCCCAACGGGCAGAACGATCTGCATTGGTGCAACCAGCGCGCCAGCCGCGCGATGGCGGATTTCTATTCGGCTTTCACTCCTGGCGAACGCAAGAAAGACGATGCAATCGTCATGACGGAACTGCAAAAAGACACGCCGACGATCGTGACCATCGGCCTCGAGCAGACGTTCGTGGTCAACAAGGACGTCAAGAACTTCACTCCCGGCGCCGCGGTGCCGTTCGATAACATGATGGACGTCGATATCTAG
- a CDS encoding glycosyltransferase family 87 protein — protein MPSTKRNVQLVLAVVCVASALLFARPHATPGPALRDFESYYAAGATWLRGEDPYSTAIWASERQIPGVDPARYELLPFVGPPASLPLWAMFARMPFSLAAIAWSLVLVASFALVVLFALRACGVALTPMAAIAGVAIGLGFGPLTSAIALGQVALPAFAFALIALFAIERTAVGTAVAALFAALQPNVALVLASQAGRLRALGAFAGAALVFAAASLYATGPHALTAYLRVLNEHGAAERFSTIQLTPAAIAYGFGMGRAWSAGVGLAVAAAAVCAWAILSLRADGARRRFAIACAILPFAVPFFHEHDLCIVFVPALAATLGAERRIAPSAIAAALLVAIDWLGLAQRPDGTLQSLLLASGALFGYAALREDLPWRSFALPAASLVLLGIAGANAHAHPAPIWPDAMHAFGALPPNASAASVWAAEQTASGLLTPNAFWAALRCLPLAGCVLLLWLNSKSAPRSRTASRVRA, from the coding sequence TTGCCCTCTACAAAGCGTAACGTTCAACTCGTCCTGGCCGTGGTCTGCGTCGCAAGTGCGTTGCTCTTCGCGCGCCCGCACGCCACGCCCGGCCCCGCGCTGCGCGATTTCGAATCGTACTACGCGGCCGGCGCCACGTGGCTGCGCGGAGAGGATCCGTACTCCACGGCAATTTGGGCGAGCGAACGGCAAATCCCCGGCGTCGATCCCGCGCGCTACGAACTCTTACCGTTCGTAGGGCCGCCCGCGTCGCTGCCGCTGTGGGCGATGTTCGCGCGCATGCCGTTCTCACTCGCGGCCATCGCGTGGAGCCTCGTACTCGTGGCGAGCTTCGCACTCGTCGTGCTGTTCGCACTTCGCGCGTGCGGCGTTGCACTCACTCCCATGGCCGCGATCGCGGGCGTCGCGATCGGGTTGGGCTTCGGTCCGCTCACGAGCGCGATCGCGCTCGGACAAGTCGCTCTGCCCGCCTTCGCCTTCGCGCTGATTGCGCTGTTCGCCATCGAGCGCACCGCAGTCGGAACCGCCGTCGCCGCGCTGTTCGCGGCGCTTCAGCCGAACGTCGCGCTCGTGCTTGCATCGCAGGCCGGCCGCTTGCGCGCCCTGGGCGCCTTCGCGGGCGCCGCGCTCGTCTTTGCGGCGGCTTCTCTGTACGCAACTGGCCCGCACGCGCTGACGGCGTACCTTCGGGTGTTGAACGAACACGGAGCTGCCGAACGCTTCAGCACCATCCAGCTAACGCCCGCGGCGATCGCGTACGGTTTCGGGATGGGACGCGCGTGGTCCGCGGGGGTCGGTCTGGCAGTCGCCGCCGCGGCCGTCTGCGCGTGGGCGATCCTTTCACTGCGCGCCGACGGCGCGCGCCGGCGCTTCGCAATCGCGTGTGCGATCTTGCCGTTCGCCGTTCCGTTTTTTCACGAACACGATCTCTGCATCGTCTTCGTTCCGGCACTCGCGGCGACGTTGGGCGCCGAACGCCGCATCGCACCGTCGGCGATCGCGGCCGCGCTCCTCGTGGCGATCGACTGGCTCGGCCTCGCGCAGCGGCCGGACGGTACGCTTCAGAGTCTCTTGCTTGCGAGCGGCGCACTCTTCGGGTACGCGGCGCTGCGCGAGGATCTGCCGTGGCGATCGTTCGCGTTGCCGGCCGCGTCGCTCGTACTGCTCGGAATCGCCGGCGCGAACGCGCACGCGCACCCGGCACCGATCTGGCCGGACGCGATGCACGCGTTCGGAGCGCTCCCGCCGAACGCTTCGGCCGCATCGGTCTGGGCGGCCGAACAGACGGCGAGCGGTTTGTTGACGCCCAATGCATTTTGGGCGGCGCTGCGCTGCCTGCCGCTAGCGGGCTGCGTGCTGCTGCTCTGGCTTAATTCGAAATCTGCGCCGCGTTCCAGAACAGCATCTCGGGTCCGGGCATGA